AATATCCTCTAAAATGGTCTTTTCCGGTGTCAGGATAATAATAAGATCAATATGATTTTCCGGCAAATAGAGTTCGTAATAGTCGGTGGCCGTCTTAAGTCCCAGTTTTCTGGCGAGCACCATTCCCGGAGTGTCCGGGTTTGCATCGGCCACAGCAATAATACGGGAACTCACCTCGGAATCGATAAACCCAAGGTTGGTTTTTTCCAAAACTTCCTCGCAGTAATTCTCCCCCCCGACAAGGGCAATGTTAATGACCGAGGTTTTATTATCCGGCATCGTTTGCAACTCCTTAGGGTTGGCTTAAAAAATAAGTATCGCTTTTCAGCTCAGGAGGTGCCTGCATGGCAACACACAAAAATGGTGAACAGCGGGCTATAACGGACGAGTACAACGCGGCCATGCAGAATGAGGCGCCTTATCAAATCGTAAAATTAATTTTAAACGATTACTTACTCCGATTTACACTATCACGCAGCATCTTCGGTTTCAAGAATATTCATTAGAAACAAACAGTCGTTTTTCCATCTCAGTTCGGTTCTTCCGGGGAATTGCCTGTTTGCCCGGTGCCAGATTGACGAAGAAGATCGCTAGGGTACACGCCCCCTATCCTCTCAGTTAACCCATGCAGGCAGAGACGATGAACGCCGCCGTGGGATTCTGTCCCTTGGGGCTGGTTCCAATCCAATCTCAGCGAGATAGCTGTCATGAATCATCATGTTTTTATTAAAAAACAATAAAAATTTACGGATAAATTATGGTTGACAAATTCAGTGGATAGTGAGTAAAAGCTATTTGGTTTTTAACTCAAAATTCTAATCCAATAATTTTATAACAGATCTTTGTAAAACGTTGTTTGTTGCCTTCCCGGTTAAATCCGAGCTTATAACTCATCGGAGTTTAACAAAGGGGATTCGCCTGAAACCGATTGAGGATAGTGCTGAGTCAATTTTGCGCTGGTTGATAAGGGATGAGTGAAAACCTCGAAAAATAGCGTTTGACAAAGCTCTCAAGGGATAGAGACAGGAGGTTTAATGATTGTTGCTGAAAGAAAGCCCTTGGAAGAAATTAAGATTCTGCTAAAGGACTATAAAAAAGTGTTAACTGTGGGTTGCGGAACATGTGTTGCCGTTTGTCTTGCAGGTGGCGAAAAAGAGGTGGGGGTCTTAAATGCCGAACTTAAGATCGCACGAAAAATGGAAAATAATCCCATTGAGCTTGGAGCGGCAACTTTGGAACGGCAATGTGACATGGAATTTTTAGCTGAACTGGACGGGGCAGTGGGCGAATATGATGCCTTGTTGTCTATGGCATGCGGCGCAGGAATCCAGTTTCTTGCGGAAAGATTTCCTGAAGTGCCGGTTTTCCCGGCTGTAAATACCACTTTTATCGGTGTGAATAAAGATGTGGGATGGTATGAAGAAAGATGCCGTGGATGCGGAACCTGTGTACTGGGAATGACTGCCGGCATATGTCCGGTAACCATGTGTGCAAAAAGTCTTTTCAATGGACCCTGCGGCGGAACCAATAAGGGCAGTTGTGAAATCAATAAAGATCAACCGTGCGCATGGTTTCAAATATATGAAAGATTGGAAAAACAGGGGCGCCTAAACAATATTCTTGAGATCAGTCCGCCGAATGACTGGCGAAACCAGACACCTCGAACGGTTATCCAACCGTCATATAAAGAACGCTACCAGCCATAAAGTACGTTCAATAAATAAATTAATTCTTAAATAGCGGTATTACTAACATGCAGAAGGAATATTGATATGAAATCAGGAAGTAATCTTGAGAAATTGTTAAAAGCCGGACATTTTGCCTTTACCGGTGAAGTGGGTCCGCCTCGTGGAGCAAACGTTGAGGCGGTCAGGAAAAAGGCGAGTCACTTAAAGGGAACGGTTGATTCTGTTAATATTACGGATAATCAAACCGCCATGGTGCGAATGTCCAGCTGGGCAGCATCACTCATTCTCTTGTCTGAGGGTCTTGAGCCTAATTTCCAAATGGTATGTAGAGACCGAAACCGTCTGGCCATGCAAAGTGACATATTGGGTGCCAGTGCCCACGGAATTAGAAATATGCTTTGCCTTTCGGGGGACCATCAGCAATTCGGAGACCATCCCCAGGCCAAGGGCGTGTTTGACATAGACTCCATGCAACTTATCGGTATGGTAAAAAAGATGCGGGATGATGGGAAATTTTTAGGCGGAGCCGATATTGATTCCCCACCGAAAATATTTATCGGCGCTGCGGCAAATCCCTTTGCTGACCCCTTCGAATGGCGGGTTCACCGTCTGGCGAAAAAGGTAAATGCGGGAGCTGATTTTATCCAGACCCAATGTATTTATAATATGGAAAAGATGCGGGAATGGATTAAACAGGCAAACGATATGGGGCTTACGGAAAAGGTTTATATTCTTGCCGGTGTCACACCCATGAAGGGTCTTGGTATGGCAAGATATATGAAAAATAATGTTCCCGGTATGGATGTGCCTGATGAAATCATCGACCGGCTGAAGGGCGTTGATAAGAAGAAACAGGCGGATGAGGGTATAAAAATAGCCTGTGAGCAAATAGAAGAATTCAAAGAGATGAAAGGGGTGTCAGGGGTTCATCTCATGGCGATTGAATGGGAACACAAGGTACCGGAAATAGCGGAACGGGCAAAAGTGTTGCCCAGGCCAAAGGTATAGATTAAAACGATCTATAAACAGATAAAGGAGCTTCCAATTGAGTACAGCAAATAAAAAAGTGATGGTCGTTGGGGGAGGGATTGCCGGCCTGACTGCCGCCTGGGAGTTGTCACAAATCGATATTAATGTGGAACTTATAGAAAAGACATGCTTTTTAGGTGGATATGCGATCCAGTTCTGCTGCAAAGCCACGGATGAATGTATGGCATGTGGGGCATGCTCGGTAGAAGATATGCTTTGCAACGTGGTAAATGAGCCTAAAATCAAGGTGCATCTTGCAACAGAAGTTGAAAAAATTAATAAAAACGGTAAATTTTCAGTAAGCTTGAAAAGAAGTTCTCCACCAACCGATCTGCCGGATGGTGGGCTTACAAAGGGGTATTCAAAGAATAATTCTCCTTTGTTTGTGGTTGTTGACAAAAGCCGTTGCGAGGATATTCCTGATGGCGCTGTAGAATTCAAAGATATCGAGCTGACCAACCAAATAGATGATGTAGATGCAGTCATCCTTGCCAGCGGTTTTAATCCATTTGATGCTGAAATAAAAGGAACATACGGTTATCACAAGTTCAACAATGTTGTGACCGGACTGGACCTGGAACACATCGTGAGAGAAAACGGAGATTTGGTGAGGCCTTCTGACGGCAAAGAACCCCATGCGGTCGCCTTTATTCAATGTGTGGGGAGCAGGGACGAAAATCTGGGAAATTTATGGTGTTCACAGGTATGCTGTCCATATGCGTTGCGAATGGCTCAACAACTAAAATATAAAAATCCTGAGTCTGATATCACCATATTTTATATGGATATCCAGAATACCGGTAAAAACTTTCCAATATTTTATGAAAAATGCAAATCAGACATGCGTTTTGTACGAAACATACCGGTGGATATTTATCCCATTGAAGAAGACAAATTGCAGATGCGATATATGAGTGATGATGGCGGTCTTCCTGTTAAAGAGGTATTCGACATGGTTGTTCTGTCCATCGGAATAATGCCTGGTTCAGATAATGCTAAATTTTCAGAACTACTTGGCATCGATCTCAATCAAGATGGTTTTTTTGCCTGTAAGGATAAGTTTAACCGAACCTCAACCTCGAAGGACGGCATTTTTATCGCGGGGACCGTGCAAGGTCCAAAGACCATTGCCGCTTCCATGGCCCACGCCACCCAAGCGGCCGGTGAGGTTATGAAATATTTGGGGGTAAACTAATGACAGATACGACAAATGTGGATATGGAAGAAATAAATATAAACACCGGGGTTCTGGTTATTGGCGGCGGCATGCCGGGTTTAAAGGCCGCCTGCGAAATTGCCGCTTCAGGGTATCGGGTTAGCCTGGTTGAAAAGGAATCCGACATTGGATTTCAAGGGAAAACAAACAGCCTGTTCAGTTTAAACAATAATGAACTCGACAGGTTAAAAATACTTGTCGAACAGGTGCAAAACAATAATCAGATCGATGTTTTTACCCAGACACAGATCAAAGACGTCACCGGCGTTACCGGTGATTTTAATGTCACTCTGTCAAAGGGAAATGAACTTAAAGAAAAAAGAGTGGGAGCCATAGTCATTGCCACCGATTTTTCTGTCGAGCCTTTGCATGAAAAGTATGGGCTTTCCCTTTCCAAAAATGTGCTTACCCAATCGCAGATGGAGGAATTACTCGCTCCTGATAATAAATCAGGCAGGAAAAAACTGGAAAATAAAACGGTTGCTTTTGTCGTGGGCTTTGCCCAGGAAGGGTATCCCCTTGTTATGGAAAGGGTGATGCGCAGCGTTTTAACCATTGAAAAAACCAAGGGTTGCAGTGCGTATGTTTATGCAGGTGATTTAAAGGTTGCTTCTGACGGTCTTGAATTGATATATAAAGATACCCGAGACAATGGCGCCACCTATTTTAAACTAAAAGAAGCACCGGATATTGAACCGGATGGCAAAAAGATTTCATTCTACGACAATGTATTAAGGCGTGATATGGAGCTATCACCCGATCTTCTAGTGGTTGAGGAGGCCGTTTGCGCGGATCAAAGTAATGAAGGGCTTGCTGAACTATTGCGAATCGATGTCGGACCGTTTGATTTTTTACAAAAAGATAACGTTCATCTTTTTCCGGTCTGTTCAAACAGAGAAGGCATTTTCGTGGTGGGTGCCACCCGGGAAGTACAGGATTTGCCATTAATATGGACAGATGTTGAAAATGTAGCGCTTAAGGTAAAAAATCTCCTTGGGGATGGCAAGCGGTTGCTTCCCAAGGAAAAAGCGGTGGTGGATACGGGCCGGTGTGTGTTTTGCCTGACTTGCTACCGGTGTTGTCCCCACGGTGCCATTTACTGGGATGAAAATAATAAAGCCGTCATATCTAAAATGGCCTGTCAGGCATGTGGAATCTGCGCCAGTGAATGCCCCATGGATGCGATACAAATAGGCGGCTTTGAAGACGATGAAATTAAAGGCCAGATTCAAAATTTTGCTGAATCGGCAAATAATGAACCAAATATCATTGCGTTTTGTTGTCAGAATTCCGCTTTTGAGGCTGGCAGAATGGCTGAAGCATTCAACATGCCGCTCCCAGCAGGACTTAAGATAATTAAGGTTCCATGTGCGGGAAAGGTGGATATTGATTATATTTTGTCCGCTTTTGTCAATGGAGCAGACGGTGTTCTGGTCATGACCTGCCATAATGGAAATTGCAAATCCGAACAGGGAAATATATTTGCCAACATGCGGGTGGGTGAGGTTCACAGCATGTTGAAAGAGACAGGTTTTGACAACGACAGGCTAAAATATATCACTTTGGCTTCCAACATGGGACAGGATTTTTCTTCAGCTGTGATTGATATGGAAAGAAAAATCAAAGAATTAGGGTTAAGCCCTTTAAGAAATTAAAAATATATCGGGAGGATTAGGAGATATGGCAGAAGAAGCAATTAAACTCGGTGGCAAGAAAAAAAGTATGTTTATAGACAAGGTAAAAGAGCTGCTACCTGAAGGGGGAAATTTGAACCTTTGCCTGACTTGCGGGGCCTGCTCTTCCGGTTGCCCGGCAACCGGACTGGAAGGTATGGATCCAAGAAAATTCCTGCGAATGGCAGCTTTAGGGATGGATGATGAAATCACAAGTACCCCATGGGTATGGATGTGCAGCATGTGCCAGCGCTGTATCTACGTCTGTCCAATGAAAATCGACATTCCCCAGCTGGTTTACAATG
The DNA window shown above is from Thermodesulfobacteriota bacterium and carries:
- a CDS encoding hydrogenase iron-sulfur subunit, with product MTDTTNVDMEEININTGVLVIGGGMPGLKAACEIAASGYRVSLVEKESDIGFQGKTNSLFSLNNNELDRLKILVEQVQNNNQIDVFTQTQIKDVTGVTGDFNVTLSKGNELKEKRVGAIVIATDFSVEPLHEKYGLSLSKNVLTQSQMEELLAPDNKSGRKKLENKTVAFVVGFAQEGYPLVMERVMRSVLTIEKTKGCSAYVYAGDLKVASDGLELIYKDTRDNGATYFKLKEAPDIEPDGKKISFYDNVLRRDMELSPDLLVVEEAVCADQSNEGLAELLRIDVGPFDFLQKDNVHLFPVCSNREGIFVVGATREVQDLPLIWTDVENVALKVKNLLGDGKRLLPKEKAVVDTGRCVFCLTCYRCCPHGAIYWDENNKAVISKMACQACGICASECPMDAIQIGGFEDDEIKGQIQNFAESANNEPNIIAFCCQNSAFEAGRMAEAFNMPLPAGLKIIKVPCAGKVDIDYILSAFVNGADGVLVMTCHNGNCKSEQGNIFANMRVGEVHSMLKETGFDNDRLKYITLASNMGQDFSSAVIDMERKIKELGLSPLRN
- a CDS encoding methylenetetrahydrofolate reductase, producing MKSGSNLEKLLKAGHFAFTGEVGPPRGANVEAVRKKASHLKGTVDSVNITDNQTAMVRMSSWAASLILLSEGLEPNFQMVCRDRNRLAMQSDILGASAHGIRNMLCLSGDHQQFGDHPQAKGVFDIDSMQLIGMVKKMRDDGKFLGGADIDSPPKIFIGAAANPFADPFEWRVHRLAKKVNAGADFIQTQCIYNMEKMREWIKQANDMGLTEKVYILAGVTPMKGLGMARYMKNNVPGMDVPDEIIDRLKGVDKKKQADEGIKIACEQIEEFKEMKGVSGVHLMAIEWEHKVPEIAERAKVLPRPKV
- a CDS encoding FAD-dependent oxidoreductase is translated as MSTANKKVMVVGGGIAGLTAAWELSQIDINVELIEKTCFLGGYAIQFCCKATDECMACGACSVEDMLCNVVNEPKIKVHLATEVEKINKNGKFSVSLKRSSPPTDLPDGGLTKGYSKNNSPLFVVVDKSRCEDIPDGAVEFKDIELTNQIDDVDAVILASGFNPFDAEIKGTYGYHKFNNVVTGLDLEHIVRENGDLVRPSDGKEPHAVAFIQCVGSRDENLGNLWCSQVCCPYALRMAQQLKYKNPESDITIFYMDIQNTGKNFPIFYEKCKSDMRFVRNIPVDIYPIEEDKLQMRYMSDDGGLPVKEVFDMVVLSIGIMPGSDNAKFSELLGIDLNQDGFFACKDKFNRTSTSKDGIFIAGTVQGPKTIAASMAHATQAAGEVMKYLGVN
- a CDS encoding methylenetetrahydrofolate reductase C-terminal domain-containing protein; this encodes MIVAERKPLEEIKILLKDYKKVLTVGCGTCVAVCLAGGEKEVGVLNAELKIARKMENNPIELGAATLERQCDMEFLAELDGAVGEYDALLSMACGAGIQFLAERFPEVPVFPAVNTTFIGVNKDVGWYEERCRGCGTCVLGMTAGICPVTMCAKSLFNGPCGGTNKGSCEINKDQPCAWFQIYERLEKQGRLNNILEISPPNDWRNQTPRTVIQPSYKERYQP